The Methanobacterium spitsbergense nucleotide sequence CACCCCACCCTTTTGATTAATTATTCCTATAACTTCAGTCATTTTAAATTCACTCCTGTACTACTTAATTTCAGTTTTACAAATAAAAACTTTTTAGTTTTTAATTTTTAGTTTTTAATATATTAAATTTTAAACCAACCATCTCTATTCAATTTCTTATTATATGATATCTAGTAGATTACATTAAGAGATTAATAACGAGATGTTTAAAACCATCCTGAGTGAGGTCTTTATCAAATGTTTACTAAAAACTAAAAAGTAATTACTAATTACTTTTTACTAATTACTTTTAACTAATATCACTTCGATGATGATCATAATGAAACATTTAGATGTAATCATTAATAGTAAAATATATTTATTTTAAGTAACAATAATATGTAATAGGTTGCAATAAGATAAAGAAATTATTTAATTAATGTGATAAAAATGTTAGAAACTATTCGTAAAGAGATAATAGATCAGAATACCTTTGTTATTCATTTTATTGATAAAAGTACAAATAAAATTACTCCAGATCAAAAAAATGAAATCGATAAATATTCAACAGTTGATGGAAGTGATTTTAAAATGGGTTTACGTATTAATTCTATGCCTCCATCAGTATTAATAGATATAAAAATTAAATATCCCCCAAATTTATATAACCCTAATTATTATGAATTATTAAATAATAATGAGAAATGGTTTCAAAATTTCTACAATAAAATTATGAACTATCAAACAATGGATTACAAAGAAATTGTTAATGATAAGGAACCAAATTGTAAAATAAAAAGTAAATGATTAAATAAAATTACTAGAATTTTTCAGTAATCCTTTTTTGTGCAAGAGTTAATCCGGTTTTTCATTAAAAGATCGCATAATATCTTCAGTATTTTCCTTCACAAAATTAAAAGCTTTAGTAAACCCTTTTTTCTCATCATCATCCATTCTTATGGGTATTATTTTTTCTATACCCTCTTTTCCAATCATGGCAGGCATTCCCAAACATACATCTTTTACCCCGTCTATTTCCCCGTTGAGATATGTAGAAACAGAGAAAATCTTTTTTTCATCTTTTAAGATGGTTTTAACAACATCGGAAATGGCGTAGGCTGGCCCGTATTCAGTGGCACCTTTACTACCAATTATTTCATTCCCTGCTGAGATTACTTTTTTAATGTTTTTTTCGATATCAAAATCTTGGTCATCCTGAAAATAACAATATTTTACAAAGTCACTGATAGGTATACCGCCAATAGAGGTTAAACTCATGAGTGGCACCATATAAACACCATGCTGACCAATTACCCTAGTATGGATTTCATTGATATGTACTTTGAAATGTTTAGCAATGTAATTCCTTAGTCTAAGTGAATCAAGATGATTTCCAAGACCAAAAACCTTATTTTTACTAAGATCAGACGTTTTTAATGCAACATATGTCATTACATCGACAGGATTTGTTACAACTAGCACTACAGATTCTGGAGAATATTTAGAGATATCTTTAGCATATTTAGCAACTATTCCTGCATTTTTTTCAGCGAGCTCCATTCGTAAAATGTTGGGATTTCTCGAAATTCCAGCTGTTAAAACAATAACATCAGAGTCTTGAATAATTTCAATGTCGCTTGATGTTTTTATTGAAAGATCACTCCCCATAGCTGCCATTGCATCATATATGTCAAGAGATTCTCCCTTGATCTTTTTAATACTTTGTTCCCTTGAAATAAGTACCAAATCATCCACATATCCTTTTTCAGCTAATAAAAAGGCAGATGTACTGCCAACATTACCTGATGCACCAATTATACTGACTTTCATAAGATCACCAAAATTTATTTTTAAAATTTTATAAAATTAAAGAATAATAAGGAATATATACTCTATATTAAGGCTCTATAATTTTTATTATTACAAAACAAACTTATATAATTTGCTTTAATATTAATTCTTAAAATATTAGCATAAATTAGTTTATAACAAATTTAAGATTGTAAAATAATAGTATTAAATTTGATAGGTACGATTAATTTATCTTCTTTAACGTAAATAATCCTATTGTACAAGGCATCTATTCTTATGAAAAGCGCTAGCATTGATAAATTTTTCATTACCCGGAAAAGTGTAGATAGACTACATATTTCAATTTCCACATAAACATAATTCTAAAAAG carries:
- a CDS encoding malate dehydrogenase, with protein sequence MKVSIIGASGNVGSTSAFLLAEKGYVDDLVLISREQSIKKIKGESLDIYDAMAAMGSDLSIKTSSDIEIIQDSDVIVLTAGISRNPNILRMELAEKNAGIVAKYAKDISKYSPESVVLVVTNPVDVMTYVALKTSDLSKNKVFGLGNHLDSLRLRNYIAKHFKVHINEIHTRVIGQHGVYMVPLMSLTSIGGIPISDFVKYCYFQDDQDFDIEKNIKKVISAGNEIIGSKGATEYGPAYAISDVVKTILKDEKKIFSVSTYLNGEIDGVKDVCLGMPAMIGKEGIEKIIPIRMDDDEKKGFTKAFNFVKENTEDIMRSFNEKPD